One Sediminibacillus dalangtanensis genomic region harbors:
- the dnaK gene encoding molecular chaperone DnaK → MGKIIGIDLGTTNSCVAVMEGGESKVIPNPEGNRTTPSVVAFKNGERQVGEVAKRQAITNKNTIQSIKRHMGTDYKVEIEGKEYTPQEISAIILQYIKSYAEDYLGESVDKAVITVPAYFNDAERQATKDAGKIAGLEVERIINEPTAAALAYGIDKDDQDQTILVYDLGGGTFDVSILDIGEGTFEVVATAGDNRLGGDDFDQVIIDHMVAEFKKENGIDLSQDNMALQRLKDAAEKAKKDLSGVAQTQISLPFITAGDAGPLHLEMNLTRAKFDELSSGLVERTMGPTRQALKDAGMSAGEIDKVLLVGGSTRIPAVQEAIKKEIGNEPSKGVNPDEVVALGAAIQGGVLQGDVKDVVLLDVTPLSLGIETMGGVTTKLIERNTTIPTSHSQVFSTAADNQTAVDIHVLQGEREMAADNKTMGRFQLTDIPPAPRGVPQIEVSFDIDANGIVNVRAKDLGTNKEQSITIKSSSGLSDEEVEQMVKDAEANAEEDKKRREEVELRNEADQLVFTTDKTIKDLGDKVSEDEKQKAESAKEELQKALEEGDLEQIRTKKDALQEQVQALSVKLYEQAQADAQAQQGEGGQEGDDVVDADYEEVDDEEEKK, encoded by the coding sequence ATGGGAAAAATAATTGGAATTGACTTAGGAACAACAAACTCTTGTGTAGCTGTGATGGAAGGTGGAGAATCAAAGGTAATTCCGAACCCTGAAGGAAACCGTACCACCCCTTCTGTTGTTGCTTTTAAGAATGGAGAAAGGCAAGTAGGTGAAGTTGCCAAGCGTCAGGCGATCACCAATAAAAACACGATTCAATCAATCAAACGCCATATGGGCACAGACTATAAGGTGGAAATCGAAGGAAAAGAATATACTCCACAGGAAATCTCTGCTATTATCCTACAGTATATTAAATCGTATGCAGAGGATTATTTGGGAGAATCTGTTGACAAAGCTGTCATTACTGTACCAGCTTATTTCAATGATGCCGAGCGCCAAGCAACAAAAGACGCAGGTAAAATTGCAGGTCTTGAAGTAGAGCGTATCATCAACGAACCAACCGCCGCTGCTTTGGCATATGGTATTGATAAAGATGATCAAGATCAGACTATCCTTGTCTATGACTTGGGCGGCGGTACATTCGACGTATCGATTCTGGATATCGGCGAAGGAACTTTTGAAGTTGTGGCCACGGCCGGTGATAACCGTCTGGGCGGCGATGACTTCGACCAAGTCATCATTGATCATATGGTCGCTGAGTTTAAAAAAGAAAATGGCATCGACCTTTCTCAGGACAATATGGCATTACAACGTCTTAAAGATGCTGCCGAAAAAGCGAAAAAAGACTTATCCGGTGTTGCACAAACCCAGATTTCTCTTCCATTTATTACTGCTGGGGATGCCGGTCCGCTTCATTTGGAAATGAATCTTACTCGCGCTAAATTCGATGAGCTGTCTTCCGGTCTTGTAGAACGGACTATGGGACCTACTCGTCAGGCATTGAAAGATGCAGGTATGAGTGCAGGGGAAATCGATAAAGTGCTTCTTGTTGGTGGATCAACCAGAATCCCTGCTGTGCAAGAGGCAATCAAAAAGGAAATCGGCAACGAACCATCTAAAGGGGTAAATCCTGATGAAGTTGTAGCGCTCGGTGCTGCTATTCAAGGTGGTGTGCTGCAAGGTGACGTTAAAGATGTAGTATTGCTGGATGTTACCCCGCTATCATTGGGTATTGAAACAATGGGCGGTGTAACAACGAAATTGATTGAACGGAATACGACTATTCCTACCAGCCATTCACAAGTATTCTCAACCGCCGCAGATAATCAAACGGCAGTTGATATCCATGTGCTGCAAGGTGAGAGGGAAATGGCTGCAGATAACAAAACAATGGGTCGTTTTCAGCTGACCGATATTCCGCCAGCACCACGCGGAGTACCACAAATCGAAGTGTCTTTCGATATCGATGCAAATGGTATCGTAAATGTCCGGGCAAAAGATCTTGGTACGAACAAAGAACAATCGATTACCATAAAATCATCTTCCGGACTATCTGATGAAGAAGTGGAACAAATGGTTAAAGATGCAGAAGCGAACGCGGAAGAAGACAAAAAACGCCGTGAAGAAGTGGAACTTCGAAACGAAGCAGATCAGTTGGTCTTCACGACAGATAAAACCATCAAAGATCTAGGTGACAAGGTCTCTGAAGACGAAAAACAAAAAGCGGAATCTGCTAAAGAAGAATTGCAAAAAGCGCTGGAAGAAGGCGACTTAGAACAAATCAGAACGAAAAAAGATGCCCTTCAAGAGCAGGTGCAAGCTTTGTCGGTTAAACTATATGAACAAGCACAGGCAGATGCCCAGGCCCAGCAAGGTGAAGGTGGCCAGGAAGGCGACGATGTAGTGGACGCCGATTATGAAGAAGTAGACGATGAAGAAGAGAAAAAATAG
- the grpE gene encoding nucleotide exchange factor GrpE, with translation MVEEKDQEKQEQEVVEEPEQELVEETTEDSDSDNGEADQQAAQEIEAIKKEKDDVYQRLLRLQAEYDNFRKRTQKEKEADLKYKSQSLVSELLPVVDNFERALDTVPEDESAAGFVDGIKMVYRQLKDALEKEGVEEIKTEGEPFDPNIHQAVMQVEDDRYESNVVVQELQKGYLLKDRVIRPAMVKVNQ, from the coding sequence ATCGTGGAAGAAAAAGATCAGGAAAAACAAGAACAGGAAGTAGTGGAAGAACCTGAGCAAGAGCTTGTGGAAGAAACAACGGAAGATTCCGATTCCGACAACGGGGAAGCGGATCAGCAAGCTGCACAGGAAATCGAAGCAATAAAGAAGGAAAAAGATGACGTATATCAGCGATTGTTAAGATTACAAGCTGAGTATGACAATTTCCGTAAACGGACGCAAAAAGAAAAAGAGGCAGACCTTAAGTATAAATCTCAATCGCTTGTATCCGAGTTGCTTCCTGTCGTCGACAATTTTGAAAGAGCGCTGGATACCGTGCCAGAGGATGAATCGGCTGCAGGGTTTGTGGACGGTATCAAAATGGTTTACCGCCAATTGAAAGATGCTTTGGAAAAAGAAGGCGTCGAAGAGATCAAAACAGAAGGTGAACCGTTTGATCCAAATATCCACCAGGCAGTTATGCAGGTGGAAGATGATCGATATGAGTCCAATGTAGTAGTGCAAGAATTGCAGAAAGGCTATTTACTGAAAGACCGTGTCATCAGGCCGGCTATGGTAAAGGTCAATCAATAA
- the hrcA gene encoding heat-inducible transcriptional repressor HrcA codes for MLSNRQLLVLQVIIDEFITTAQPIGSRAIAKKDEVTFSSATIRNEMADLEELGFIEKTHSSSGRVPSEKGYRFYVDHLLSPFSLSNSELEIITHTFEEEMLEFERVVQKSAGILSDLTNYTSIILGPEVFETKLKQLQIISLTANTAVAILVTNTGHVEHRSFNVPHEINAADLEILVNILNDKLAGVPIIKLQEKLKAEVAALLREHTRDYKTAYHYLNGALFEEHPVKLYVGGKTNILMQPEFKDVEKIRSLYSVMEQEELVASLLRTEKDGIKVSIGQENKLDAMQDCSLITATYSIGDKQMGTLALLGPTRMEYSRVISLLNVLSKRLTNTFRSLYERE; via the coding sequence ATGTTATCAAATAGACAGCTGCTCGTATTACAAGTTATTATTGATGAATTCATCACTACCGCACAACCAATCGGTTCCAGGGCAATTGCCAAGAAGGATGAAGTGACCTTCAGTTCTGCAACCATTCGAAATGAAATGGCGGACTTGGAGGAATTGGGCTTTATTGAAAAAACGCATTCTTCTTCAGGGAGGGTGCCTTCGGAAAAAGGATACAGATTCTATGTGGACCATCTCCTTTCCCCGTTTTCTTTGTCCAATTCCGAATTGGAGATCATTACGCATACTTTTGAGGAGGAAATGCTGGAATTTGAACGGGTTGTGCAAAAGTCAGCCGGGATTCTTTCCGATTTGACAAATTATACATCTATCATATTAGGGCCGGAAGTTTTTGAAACAAAATTGAAACAGCTGCAAATTATTAGCCTAACGGCAAATACAGCTGTTGCCATCCTGGTTACCAATACCGGCCATGTTGAACATCGTTCTTTTAATGTACCACATGAAATCAATGCGGCTGACCTGGAAATACTGGTTAATATACTGAATGATAAATTGGCTGGTGTGCCGATTATCAAACTGCAGGAAAAATTGAAAGCAGAAGTAGCGGCATTGCTGAGGGAACATACACGCGATTATAAAACGGCCTACCATTATCTTAATGGAGCTTTGTTTGAGGAACATCCAGTCAAGCTCTATGTGGGAGGTAAAACCAATATATTGATGCAGCCAGAGTTTAAAGATGTGGAAAAAATCAGGTCACTGTATTCCGTGATGGAACAGGAAGAACTTGTGGCGAGCCTTCTCCGAACAGAAAAAGACGGGATTAAAGTATCCATCGGACAGGAGAATAAGCTAGATGCCATGCAGGACTGCAGTTTGATTACCGCAACTTATTCAATCGGCGACAAGCAAATGGGCACACTTGCCTTGCTTGGACCGACAAGAATGGAATACTCAAGGGTAATCAGCCTGTTGAATGTGCTGTCGAAAAGATTGACCAATACTTTCCGATCGCTGTATGAAAGGGAGTAA
- the hemW gene encoding radical SAM family heme chaperone HemW, whose translation MVKSVYIHIPFCQQICHYCDFTKFYYNETLVDEYLDALEKEMSTYIDEPKQSMKTIFVGGGTPTALNSSQLEKLLQMIDKHFEVNSCEEYSFEANPGDLDDEKIKLLKHYGVQRISMGVQVFDDEMLEFIGRVHRVKDVYQNVDALTRQGFKNISIDLIYSLPNQTLEHFERTLHEAFSFQLPHYSAYSLQIEPKTVFYQRYKKGKLHKPKEEVEAEMYQLLTEQMEAHGLNQYEISNFAKPGYESRHNLTYWNNDHYYGMGAGAHGYLPGRRTINLRPLPAYVEQALKDGKPVLHTEPIGLKEQVEEEMFLGLRKRQGVSIKRFQEKYGREIGHLYGDAIEQLKKKGWLTEKSGFLQLTSEGLLFGNEVFQEFLLDDDSLELTY comes from the coding sequence ATGGTCAAATCCGTTTATATTCATATACCTTTTTGCCAGCAAATTTGCCATTACTGCGATTTCACGAAATTTTATTACAACGAAACACTTGTGGACGAGTATCTCGATGCTTTGGAGAAGGAAATGTCAACGTATATTGACGAACCAAAACAATCGATGAAAACCATCTTTGTAGGCGGCGGGACGCCTACAGCATTGAACAGCAGTCAATTGGAAAAGCTGCTCCAAATGATCGACAAACATTTCGAAGTAAACTCTTGTGAGGAATATTCCTTTGAGGCTAATCCTGGCGATTTAGATGACGAAAAAATCAAACTTTTGAAGCACTACGGAGTACAACGAATTTCAATGGGTGTTCAGGTTTTTGATGACGAGATGCTTGAATTCATTGGAAGGGTGCATCGTGTGAAGGATGTTTATCAGAATGTGGATGCCTTAACACGACAAGGGTTCAAAAATATCAGCATCGATTTAATATACAGCTTGCCCAATCAAACGTTGGAACATTTTGAACGGACACTTCATGAAGCTTTTTCCTTCCAGCTTCCTCATTATTCAGCCTATTCACTGCAAATTGAGCCGAAGACTGTTTTTTATCAACGGTACAAAAAAGGAAAGCTTCATAAACCGAAAGAAGAAGTGGAAGCAGAAATGTACCAGCTGCTGACTGAACAAATGGAGGCGCATGGGCTCAACCAATATGAAATTAGCAATTTTGCCAAACCTGGTTATGAAAGCCGGCACAATCTAACGTATTGGAACAATGATCATTACTATGGAATGGGCGCAGGGGCACACGGTTATTTACCTGGTAGACGGACCATCAATTTAAGACCTTTGCCGGCATATGTTGAGCAGGCACTGAAGGATGGGAAACCGGTACTTCACACGGAACCGATAGGCTTGAAAGAGCAAGTGGAGGAAGAAATGTTTCTCGGACTACGCAAGCGTCAGGGAGTTTCTATCAAAAGATTTCAAGAAAAGTACGGACGGGAAATTGGACATCTCTATGGTGATGCAATCGAGCAATTGAAAAAGAAGGGCTGGCTGACTGAGAAATCCGGATTTTTACAACTTACATCTGAGGGCCTGTTGTTCGGAAATGAAGTGTTCCAGGAGTTTCTTTTGGACGATGATTCACTGGAGCTTACTTATTGA
- the lepA gene encoding translation elongation factor 4 produces the protein MVNARNQSRVRNFSIIAHIDHGKSTLADRILEKTKALTSREMKEQFLDAMDLERERGITIKLNAVQLKYQRDNGEDYLFHLIDTPGHVDFTYEVSRSLAACEGAILVVDAAQGIEAQTLANVYLALDNDLEIIPVINKIDLPSADPDRVKKEIEDVIGIPADDAILASGKSGIGIDEILEQIVERIPAPQGDADAPLKALIFDSLYDPYRGVVAYICVKEGSVKVGDKIKMMANGKEFEVNELGVFNPKPFQQDELAVGDVGYLTASIKNVGDSQVGDTITLSGRPAAEPLPGYKRLNPMVFCGMYPVDANNYNDLREALERLELNDSSLQYEAETSQALGFGFRCGFLGMLHMEIIQERIEREFNIELITTAPSVIYQVALTDGEEIEVDNPSVMPDPQSVQEVREPYVKATVMVPNDYVGAVMELCQKKRGDFIDMQYLDEVRVNVVYDIPLSEIVYDFFDQLKSQTKGYASFDYELIGYKQSNLVKMDILLNGDTIDALSFIVHRDFAYERGKQIVEKLKNLIPRQQFEVPVQAAIGNKVVARSTIKAMRKNVLSKCYGGDISRKRKLLEKQKEGKKRMKMVGSVEVPQEAFMSVLKMDEE, from the coding sequence TTGGTTAATGCAAGAAATCAAAGTAGAGTACGCAATTTTTCCATTATCGCTCACATCGATCATGGAAAATCAACCCTTGCCGACAGAATTTTAGAAAAAACGAAAGCACTTACCTCCCGTGAAATGAAGGAGCAATTCCTCGATGCCATGGACTTGGAACGGGAACGCGGAATTACGATAAAGTTAAATGCGGTACAGTTGAAATATCAACGCGACAATGGAGAAGATTATTTATTTCATCTAATCGATACACCTGGTCATGTAGACTTTACATATGAAGTGTCGCGGAGCCTGGCAGCTTGCGAAGGTGCTATCCTGGTGGTGGACGCTGCCCAGGGAATAGAGGCTCAGACATTGGCGAATGTGTATCTTGCGCTTGACAACGATCTGGAAATCATCCCGGTCATTAATAAAATCGACCTTCCGAGCGCCGATCCGGACCGAGTCAAAAAGGAAATTGAAGATGTAATCGGAATTCCGGCCGATGACGCTATCTTAGCTAGTGGTAAATCTGGAATCGGGATTGATGAGATACTGGAACAAATCGTCGAAAGGATCCCTGCCCCTCAGGGAGACGCAGATGCGCCATTGAAGGCGTTGATTTTCGACTCCTTGTACGATCCTTATCGCGGCGTGGTCGCCTATATCTGTGTAAAAGAAGGCTCAGTAAAAGTAGGCGACAAGATTAAAATGATGGCGAATGGAAAAGAGTTCGAAGTGAACGAGCTGGGAGTATTCAATCCGAAGCCATTCCAACAGGATGAACTGGCAGTCGGAGATGTTGGGTATTTGACAGCCTCCATAAAAAACGTAGGTGACAGCCAGGTTGGTGATACCATTACACTGAGTGGACGGCCCGCGGCTGAACCTCTGCCAGGATACAAGCGCTTGAACCCGATGGTATTTTGCGGGATGTATCCGGTAGATGCGAATAATTACAACGATTTACGCGAAGCGCTTGAACGCCTGGAGTTGAATGACTCTTCCCTGCAATATGAAGCGGAAACCTCACAGGCACTCGGCTTTGGATTCCGTTGTGGATTCTTGGGTATGCTCCACATGGAAATCATCCAGGAACGAATCGAGCGTGAATTCAATATTGAACTGATTACGACAGCTCCAAGTGTTATCTATCAAGTTGCTCTGACAGACGGTGAAGAGATAGAAGTGGATAACCCTTCCGTCATGCCGGATCCGCAAAGTGTCCAAGAAGTAAGGGAACCATACGTGAAAGCAACGGTCATGGTGCCGAATGATTATGTAGGCGCAGTTATGGAGCTTTGCCAGAAAAAGCGTGGCGATTTTATTGACATGCAATATCTCGATGAAGTCCGGGTGAATGTCGTCTATGATATACCGCTCTCTGAGATTGTCTACGACTTTTTTGATCAGTTAAAATCCCAGACAAAAGGGTACGCATCTTTTGATTATGAACTGATCGGATACAAGCAATCCAATTTGGTGAAGATGGACATCTTATTAAATGGAGATACGATCGATGCTCTTTCGTTCATAGTTCATAGGGATTTTGCATATGAACGAGGGAAGCAGATTGTTGAAAAGTTGAAAAATTTGATTCCACGACAGCAGTTTGAAGTTCCTGTACAGGCGGCTATCGGCAACAAAGTAGTTGCCCGCTCTACAATCAAAGCAATGCGAAAAAATGTGCTTTCCAAATGTTACGGCGGAGATATTTCCAGAAAACGAAAGCTGTTAGAAAAGCAAAAAGAAGGAAAAAAGCGGATGAAAATGGTCGGTTCGGTAGAAGTTCCGCAGGAAGCCTTTATGTCTGTATTGAAAATGGACGAGGAGTAA
- the spoIIP gene encoding stage II sporulation protein P, with the protein MKKKTRRTTIHEFVHKTKPWYRNGSVLILSITALFIFIGILTTIQPAYRLSSSTITEWTRQIKGSSFLYLVGMENKAFESAYPEDYQPLDTSDLAFRLTTSLKPEDPRSLLGKELPGFQQFDREILVAGEGTNYTNLTVESSAPLDVVLKEREASLPEDEEKETEENEGDNEEENKSSQPTTGDRKVVFIYNTHNRESFLPHLPGVDNPNEAFHAEVNITKVSDELKKRLEEHGVGTQVDHTDNTGELQEKGWDYTADSYRASKPVVEAALADNKDLQFVFDLHRDSMGRDVTTKQIEGKDFAKIMFVLGSENAHFEKNLKLANKLHHLMEEKYPGLSRGVEKYGGPGRNGVYNQDVSENALTIEFGGVDNNMDELYRSAEALAEVFSDYYWDAEKVQANP; encoded by the coding sequence ATGAAAAAGAAGACTCGAAGAACGACCATTCACGAATTTGTACACAAAACGAAGCCTTGGTATAGAAATGGCAGTGTACTTATTTTAAGCATAACGGCATTGTTTATTTTTATAGGGATCCTCACGACGATTCAGCCCGCTTATCGGTTATCCTCCAGTACAATCACCGAATGGACAAGGCAGATCAAAGGGTCTTCGTTTCTCTACTTAGTAGGCATGGAAAACAAGGCTTTCGAAAGTGCTTACCCGGAAGACTATCAACCACTCGATACTTCCGATTTGGCTTTCAGGCTGACCACGAGTTTGAAACCGGAAGATCCCCGCAGTTTGCTCGGAAAGGAACTGCCAGGATTTCAGCAGTTTGACCGGGAAATATTGGTTGCTGGTGAAGGTACGAACTATACCAATCTTACCGTTGAATCTTCTGCACCGCTTGATGTGGTTTTGAAGGAAAGGGAGGCATCACTTCCAGAGGATGAGGAGAAAGAGACAGAAGAAAACGAGGGGGATAATGAGGAAGAAAATAAGTCTAGTCAGCCGACTACAGGTGACAGAAAAGTGGTGTTTATCTATAACACCCACAATAGAGAGTCATTTTTGCCGCATTTGCCAGGAGTCGATAACCCCAATGAAGCGTTCCATGCCGAAGTCAACATCACCAAAGTGAGCGATGAATTGAAAAAGCGTCTAGAGGAGCATGGGGTCGGAACGCAAGTAGACCATACGGATAACACGGGTGAACTCCAGGAAAAAGGCTGGGATTACACGGCGGATTCTTACCGGGCATCAAAGCCGGTGGTAGAAGCTGCACTCGCAGATAATAAAGATTTGCAGTTTGTCTTCGATCTTCATCGAGATTCAATGGGAAGAGATGTCACCACCAAACAGATAGAAGGAAAAGATTTTGCCAAAATAATGTTTGTGTTAGGCAGTGAAAATGCACATTTTGAAAAGAATTTAAAACTTGCAAACAAACTTCATCATTTAATGGAAGAAAAGTACCCAGGGCTTAGCAGAGGGGTCGAGAAATATGGCGGTCCGGGAAGAAATGGTGTTTATAACCAGGATGTCTCGGAAAATGCATTGACTATCGAATTTGGTGGCGTCGACAATAATATGGATGAACTGTATCGTTCAGCCGAAGCTTTGGCTGAAGTCTTTAGTGACTATTATTGGGACGCAGAGAAAGTTCAGGCAAATCCTTAG
- the gpr gene encoding GPR endopeptidase codes for MNKEEQKKYQVRTDLAVEAKDMYVEKEKTDESSIKGVTTKERQEGDITVTYVQIDETGAEALDKKAGSYVTIHSEAVKKQDTKSQEQTAKVLAKEMGELIKQSKIPKEATCLVVGLGNWNITPDALGPMTVEKIMVTSHLFNLHPEYVEDGYRPVSAMTPGVMGVTGIETSDIIFGLINQVEPDFVIAVDALASRSVERVNATIQISDSGIHPGSGVGNKRKEISETSLGIPVIAIGVPTVVDAVTITSDTIDFLLKHFGREFKEKDKPSKALTPAGMSFGKRELKEEDLPGEEQRKAVLGMVGSLSEEEKRSLIKEVLTPLGHNLMVTPKEVDGYMADMAHIIASGLNAALHENINVENFGSYTR; via the coding sequence ATGAACAAGGAAGAACAAAAGAAATACCAAGTAAGAACCGATTTAGCAGTAGAAGCAAAAGACATGTATGTAGAAAAAGAGAAGACGGATGAGAGTAGTATTAAGGGTGTTACAACGAAGGAGAGACAGGAAGGGGACATCACGGTAACCTATGTGCAGATAGATGAAACAGGGGCAGAAGCGCTCGACAAAAAAGCGGGAAGTTATGTGACGATTCATTCAGAAGCTGTTAAAAAGCAGGATACCAAAAGCCAGGAGCAGACTGCGAAAGTATTAGCCAAAGAAATGGGAGAGCTGATTAAACAAAGTAAGATTCCAAAGGAAGCAACTTGCCTTGTAGTAGGACTTGGAAATTGGAATATTACCCCGGATGCTCTCGGACCGATGACTGTCGAAAAAATCATGGTTACCAGCCATTTGTTCAACCTGCATCCAGAATATGTAGAAGATGGCTACCGACCGGTCTCTGCCATGACTCCCGGAGTGATGGGAGTAACGGGAATCGAAACAAGTGATATTATCTTTGGGTTGATCAACCAAGTGGAACCTGACTTCGTAATAGCAGTTGATGCGCTTGCTTCAAGGTCAGTGGAGCGGGTCAATGCCACGATACAAATTTCCGATTCGGGAATTCATCCAGGATCGGGAGTCGGGAATAAACGGAAAGAAATTAGTGAGACGTCCCTTGGAATTCCAGTGATTGCCATAGGAGTGCCGACTGTTGTCGATGCGGTGACCATCACCAGCGATACAATCGATTTTCTCCTCAAGCATTTTGGCAGGGAGTTCAAGGAAAAGGATAAGCCTTCAAAGGCCTTGACACCTGCCGGGATGTCTTTCGGTAAACGAGAGCTTAAAGAAGAGGACTTGCCGGGCGAGGAACAAAGAAAAGCTGTATTAGGTATGGTGGGTAGTTTATCGGAGGAAGAAAAACGCTCGCTCATTAAAGAAGTACTAACTCCCTTGGGGCATAATTTGATGGTGACGCCAAAAGAGGTTGACGGTTATATGGCGGACATGGCTCACATTATTGCGTCCGGACTCAATGCTGCCCTTCATGAAAATATCAATGTCGAAAACTTCGGGTCCTATACCCGCTGA
- the rpsT gene encoding 30S ribosomal protein S20 has product MANIKSAIKRVRTNNDHHLRNQSFKTDMRTQIKRVENFVNSNDVENAQTALRKATHKIDKAVQKGIVHKNKGNRQKARLAKIVNELSA; this is encoded by the coding sequence ATGGCTAATATTAAATCTGCAATCAAACGTGTCCGCACCAACAACGATCACCACTTGCGCAATCAATCCTTTAAAACGGATATGCGTACACAGATTAAGCGTGTAGAAAACTTTGTTAATAGCAATGATGTCGAAAATGCGCAAACTGCGCTTCGAAAAGCAACTCATAAAATTGACAAAGCTGTTCAAAAAGGTATCGTCCACAAAAACAAAGGCAACCGCCAAAAAGCTCGTCTTGCAAAAATAGTTAATGAACTTAGTGCATAA
- the holA gene encoding DNA polymerase III subunit delta: MNYFDVLKEIKNKHFSPVYLLYGTESYLIQDIRQQLLLHALTEEERETGITTYDLTETSIQEVMEDAETYPFFSERKVIVANNAVFLKAKPDKVAVEHNLNALQTYLSTPAEYTILLLTAPYEKIDERKKVTKTLKQQSAFIECQPVREWDLPKWIESLAKSAGVEIDEDAFDIIGQEVGTNLLMLKQEIDKLALYTGGEGRITKEITEQLIAHNATTSGLKLVDAVIEKDLSKAVHTYKDLEKANEDAIALLALLASQFRTVMHVKVLQKKGYSQKQMAQQLKVHPYVVKMSQKREKSFTLDELQQIIHLFTETDTQIKQGKMDKSLSFELLLYQLIHHRQNRKLTTK, encoded by the coding sequence ATGAATTATTTTGATGTGTTAAAGGAGATAAAAAACAAGCATTTTTCTCCAGTATATTTATTATATGGAACAGAGTCCTATTTAATACAGGATATCCGTCAGCAACTCCTGTTGCATGCACTGACGGAAGAAGAAAGAGAAACAGGTATTACTACATATGATTTAACGGAAACATCCATTCAGGAAGTGATGGAGGACGCGGAAACTTACCCATTTTTTAGTGAGCGGAAAGTGATCGTGGCAAACAATGCGGTTTTTTTAAAAGCGAAACCCGATAAGGTTGCTGTTGAGCATAATCTTAATGCCCTTCAAACGTACTTGTCGACACCGGCGGAATATACCATCCTTCTGCTTACTGCTCCTTATGAAAAAATCGATGAGCGGAAAAAAGTAACGAAAACATTAAAGCAACAAAGTGCCTTCATTGAATGTCAGCCAGTGAGGGAATGGGATCTGCCCAAATGGATTGAAAGTTTGGCGAAGAGTGCGGGAGTGGAAATCGATGAAGATGCTTTCGATATTATCGGGCAGGAAGTGGGAACCAACTTACTTATGCTCAAACAGGAAATCGATAAACTTGCCCTATACACAGGCGGAGAAGGAAGGATAACAAAGGAAATCACCGAGCAGCTGATCGCCCACAACGCCACAACCTCTGGATTAAAGCTGGTAGATGCGGTAATCGAAAAAGATTTAAGTAAAGCTGTTCATACTTATAAGGATTTGGAAAAAGCAAACGAAGATGCAATCGCGTTGCTTGCTTTGCTTGCTTCCCAATTCAGAACTGTTATGCATGTAAAGGTGCTGCAGAAAAAAGGGTATTCACAAAAACAAATGGCCCAGCAGCTGAAGGTTCATCCGTATGTAGTGAAGATGTCCCAAAAGCGAGAGAAAAGCTTCACCCTTGATGAGTTGCAGCAAATCATCCATTTGTTTACAGAGACCGATACGCAAATCAAGCAAGGCAAAATGGATAAATCCCTTTCCTTTGAACTCCTTCTTTATCAATTGATTCATCATCGGCAAAACAGAAAGCTTACTACCAAATAG
- a CDS encoding YqzM family protein yields MNEFERDVQSKNNDVIDSGKGFIFSFLFFFIIFFIGVFAKVIGS; encoded by the coding sequence GTGAACGAATTCGAAAGAGATGTCCAATCCAAAAATAATGATGTTATTGATTCTGGCAAAGGATTTATTTTCTCATTCCTTTTCTTTTTCATCATTTTCTTCATTGGTGTCTTTGCAAAAGTGATCGGATCCTGA